Part of the Butyrivibrio proteoclasticus B316 genome, ATGACCTTATTGATGCACTTTCAGAGGATTATGACTATTTCCTCATAGACAATGCTCCAGCAAGAAATATTCCTCTAAACATGAGCTATATTGCTGCAGATTACTTCATCATGTGCGCAGATTCAGGAGAAGATTCACTTGATGGTATAGATGCAATTGTATCTGACATGATGAAATACCATAAATCAAACAAGAGATCTCTATCCGATGCAAAGATACTGGGAATACTGATTACAAGATTTAGACAGACAAACATTGGAAATGCAGTACTAGACATAATAAACGAAAAGCTTGATACCGATGTACCTGATGTTCTTAAGCCAGAAGAAAGACCCTTTATCATGACGGTAAGAGAAACAGCAGCAGTAGATGAAGCAAAAATGGTACACAAGCCACTTGAGCTTTATAAGAAATCATCTACAGCTTCAATGGACTACAGACGTATTGTTGATGAAATTGTCAGAAGAATAGAAGAGTGAGATAGGAGGGGTAAAAATGGCTTCTGGTAGACCAAATAAGTTTAAAACAATGTACAATTCACGAAAAGAATCAAACCTTACTGAAGATCTTGTGGAACAGCTGTACGAGCATGAAGAAAAGCAAGAAGTAAAAAAGCCGGCCACTCCTGCTAAGCCTATTGTTGAGCCTAAAGTTGAAACAGTAGCTGTGCCTGTGATTCAGCCTATAGTAGAAGTTCCTGTACAGCAGCCAAAAAGCGAAGCTCCAAAGCAAAAAAAGGTAGGCCGTCCAAAAAAGACTGACGAAGACAGATCCATGTTCAATTTCAGAATATCAGAGTCAATTAAAGAAAAGATAAACATAGGATCAAGTGCCAAGGGTCTTTCAAAAACAGATTATATTGAATTCCTTATCAATCAGGACTATGCACAGAACCAGCAGTATTACGAGATGGTTAAATCAAACATGAAACAATAAGGAGACTCGCAGCCATGAAAAAAGATGAAATTGTTGTAATGAACATCCCACTTGATAAGATCGATGGAAACCCTGAAAACGACAAGCTTTTTTCCATGAGGAGCGTTGACCATCTTGCAAAGATAATTGATGAAGAAGGCTATACAACGCCTATAGAAGTATACAAGAAAAAGAATGGCAGATATGAGATAACATCTGGACACAGACGTTATCAGGCCATGAAACTATTAGGCCAAAAAGAAATCCCATGTTATATCCATGCTGGATACAAAACAGAGATGGAAAAGGACAGAAAACTTCTTAGCAGTAATATTGCCACCAGAAGGCTTTCTCCACTCGAAATGGCCAACGCAATTAGCTTTTATAAGCAGATACTCAAAAAAGAGAATTTTAAGGGCAATACACGTCAAAAAATAGCAGAATACTTTAATATCTCCGAGTCAAATGTATTCCGCTATGAAGTTTTATTAAAACTTATCCCGGAGCTTCAGGAATTCTGTAAAAAACCTCAGTTCCCATATTCTTCTCTTCGCCAGGCTGCATCGCTCACAAAAGAAGAGCAAAGGCAGCTTTATAACGAGCTTATTAGACTTGAGGCAGATACCAAAAATATCAGCGAAGACGAAGTAGAAAAAGACGAGATAGTTTTCTCAAGAACAAGAATAGAGCAGATTATCAACGGAAAGATAAGAGCAAAGGAAAACGCTAAAAAGCAGGAAGAGCTGATTGATGATGATTTTCCAATGCCAAAGCCTGTAGAAGAAGATTCAAATGATTTGACAGATCTGATCATTAAAGACGATAGTGAAGAAGTTATAAGCATTGAAACTATCATCGAGAATAATCTAGCAGAAGAGAGCAGTGTTAATCTTACTGGATTTGACCAGTGCATTACAACCCTGAATGAATACCGAAAGAGTGCTAAGAGTATTGCAGATAAAAAAGCAGTACTTGATAAAATAGCTGAGTTAAAGAAAGCGCTTGAGAAACTAGAAAAAAGCTTATGATTACTAAGGAGCCCATATTTGTAATATGGGTTCTTTTATTTTTTACAGCAACAGCGGTTGTGTTAATTTGTTTATTTTATATACAACAGTTGTATTAATTAATATTAGGCCCTGGATAAAGC contains:
- a CDS encoding ParB/RepB/Spo0J family partition protein, whose product is MKKDEIVVMNIPLDKIDGNPENDKLFSMRSVDHLAKIIDEEGYTTPIEVYKKKNGRYEITSGHRRYQAMKLLGQKEIPCYIHAGYKTEMEKDRKLLSSNIATRRLSPLEMANAISFYKQILKKENFKGNTRQKIAEYFNISESNVFRYEVLLKLIPELQEFCKKPQFPYSSLRQAASLTKEEQRQLYNELIRLEADTKNISEDEVEKDEIVFSRTRIEQIINGKIRAKENAKKQEELIDDDFPMPKPVEEDSNDLTDLIIKDDSEEVISIETIIENNLAEESSVNLTGFDQCITTLNEYRKSAKSIADKKAVLDKIAELKKALEKLEKSL
- a CDS encoding ParA family protein, encoding MSVTIAMANQKGGVGKTTSTIEFATILTKLGKRVLAIDLDQQCNLTKNAEADRTAPTIFDLFSRDDVDMAQAIQTVDAGYSIIAGSPEMSKADKIFDDPTAVYLLDDLIDALSEDYDYFLIDNAPARNIPLNMSYIAADYFIMCADSGEDSLDGIDAIVSDMMKYHKSNKRSLSDAKILGILITRFRQTNIGNAVLDIINEKLDTDVPDVLKPEERPFIMTVRETAAVDEAKMVHKPLELYKKSSTASMDYRRIVDEIVRRIEE